One genomic region from Actinocatenispora thailandica encodes:
- a CDS encoding alpha-N-acetylglucosaminidase: MTTTTSEAARAALQRLLGPDHASRFELLVDPAPGSEFRIEDAGGAIRVTASRVPDLLAGVRWYVSHHAHGHLSRHGDRLPVVLPAPGAPVHRRTRHTHRFAHNHTVSGYSASYWDWPEWEREIDFLAWSGTTHLLVLTGQEIVYRDLLVELGLSDEAARGWLSMPAHLPWQWMGNMYGYAGGQPAELLDRRAALGGRILDRLRQLGITPVLPGFAGFVPQQLVDTRDDVTAVPQGTWLGFDRPTWIDPTSPGFRDIAARWYRLQAERFGATTAYSMDLLHEGGTAGEMDVSAAAANLQGALLDAHPDATWVVQAWGSNPTRELLAGVEPSHLLVLDINADDTPRWRSRRAFDGAPWVFGTISTWGGRQYMFGKLPEICQLPALPGTGRLCGTVQAAESLESNPVVDDLLADVIWHDAEIDLDEWIAGYVRRRYGTDGGPALAAWHAFARTAYGQYIGDDIDGTNAGPDSLFVARPALEAERAIEWRPRIVPYDVAQFEAGWRALVRAAPQAGGADPYRHDLVDATVQVLSNRSRWLLPQLRVAVDAGDAAAVDQLSSWFLRMIGQCEEILGTRAEFLLGSWLARARAIAGPAGVDDIITLVTTWGDTLVRDELHDYAARHAAGLMSGYYAKRWRRFFADLRAGHETTDWFEQERSWARELAQAPATPRGDTIAVAESIERSLPPADPPPVTVVLTVESTPDATVIRAVLTNEGNAAVRLDRARLIRPRADPLLDLGQVLSPGDEHELTWNLRGASIGAVEVAVYLDPSARTTAVARASAVPAPVAGRNG; this comes from the coding sequence GTGACCACCACGACCTCCGAGGCCGCCCGAGCGGCACTCCAGCGACTCCTCGGGCCGGACCACGCCAGCCGGTTCGAGCTGCTCGTCGACCCCGCACCCGGCAGCGAGTTCCGGATCGAGGACGCCGGTGGCGCGATCCGGGTCACCGCGTCCCGGGTGCCGGACCTGCTGGCCGGTGTCCGCTGGTACGTCTCGCATCACGCGCACGGGCACCTGAGCCGGCACGGTGACCGGCTACCGGTGGTGCTGCCCGCGCCGGGTGCGCCGGTGCACCGGCGCACCCGGCACACGCATCGCTTCGCGCACAACCACACCGTCTCCGGGTACTCCGCGTCGTACTGGGACTGGCCGGAGTGGGAACGCGAGATCGACTTCCTCGCCTGGTCGGGCACCACGCATCTGCTGGTGCTCACCGGGCAGGAGATCGTCTACCGGGACCTGCTGGTCGAACTCGGCCTGTCCGACGAGGCCGCCCGCGGGTGGTTGAGCATGCCCGCCCACCTGCCCTGGCAGTGGATGGGCAACATGTACGGCTACGCCGGCGGGCAACCCGCCGAGCTGCTCGATCGCCGTGCCGCGCTGGGCGGCCGCATCCTGGACCGGTTGCGGCAGCTCGGGATCACGCCGGTACTGCCAGGGTTCGCGGGTTTCGTGCCACAGCAGCTGGTGGACACCCGCGACGACGTGACCGCGGTACCGCAGGGGACCTGGCTCGGGTTCGACCGGCCCACCTGGATCGACCCGACGTCGCCCGGCTTCCGCGACATCGCGGCGCGGTGGTACCGGTTGCAGGCCGAGCGGTTCGGCGCCACGACCGCGTACTCGATGGACCTGCTGCACGAGGGCGGTACCGCGGGGGAGATGGACGTCTCCGCCGCCGCCGCGAACCTGCAGGGCGCGCTGCTCGACGCGCATCCGGATGCGACCTGGGTGGTGCAGGCCTGGGGGAGCAACCCCACCCGGGAACTGCTCGCCGGGGTCGAGCCGTCGCACCTTCTGGTGCTGGACATCAACGCGGACGACACCCCACGATGGCGATCCCGGCGGGCCTTCGACGGCGCTCCCTGGGTGTTCGGCACGATCTCGACCTGGGGCGGCCGCCAGTACATGTTCGGCAAGTTGCCGGAGATCTGCCAGCTGCCGGCCCTGCCGGGCACCGGGCGGTTGTGCGGCACCGTCCAGGCGGCGGAGAGCCTGGAGAGCAACCCGGTGGTCGACGACCTGCTCGCCGACGTGATCTGGCACGACGCCGAGATCGACCTGGACGAGTGGATCGCCGGCTACGTGCGACGTCGCTACGGCACCGACGGCGGTCCGGCGCTGGCCGCCTGGCACGCCTTCGCACGCACCGCGTACGGCCAGTACATCGGCGACGACATCGACGGTACCAACGCCGGCCCCGACTCGCTGTTCGTCGCCCGCCCCGCGCTCGAAGCGGAACGCGCGATCGAATGGCGTCCCCGGATCGTGCCGTACGACGTCGCGCAGTTCGAGGCTGGGTGGCGAGCACTGGTCCGGGCCGCGCCGCAGGCCGGCGGGGCCGACCCGTACCGACACGACCTCGTCGACGCGACCGTCCAGGTCCTGTCGAATCGCAGTCGCTGGCTGCTGCCGCAACTCCGCGTGGCCGTCGACGCCGGTGACGCCGCCGCCGTCGACCAGCTCTCGTCGTGGTTTCTCCGGATGATCGGGCAGTGCGAGGAGATCCTCGGCACCCGAGCCGAGTTCCTGCTCGGTAGCTGGCTGGCCCGGGCCCGCGCGATCGCCGGTCCTGCTGGCGTCGACGACATCATCACGCTCGTGACGACCTGGGGCGACACCCTGGTACGCGACGAGTTGCACGACTACGCCGCCCGGCACGCGGCCGGTCTGATGTCCGGCTACTACGCCAAACGCTGGCGCCGGTTCTTCGCCGACCTGCGTGCGGGCCACGAGACGACCGACTGGTTCGAGCAGGAACGCAGCTGGGCGCGGGAACTGGCGCAGGCGCCCGCCACTCCTCGCGGCGACACGATCGCGGTCGCGGAGTCGATCGAGCGTTCGCTGCCACCGGCGGACCCGCCGCCGGTCACCGTAGTCCTGACCGTCGAGTCCACGCCCGACGCTACGGTGATCCGTGCAGTGCTGACCAACGAGGGAAACGCCGCCGTCCGGCTGGACCGCGCCCGGTTGATCCGGCCGCGCGCCGACCCGCTGCTCGACCTCGGCCAAGTCCTCTCACCCGGCGACGAGCACGAGTTGACCTGGAACCTGCGCGGTGCGTCGATCGGAGCCGTCGAGGTTGCCGTGTACCTCGATCCGTCCGCCCGCACCACCGCGGTGGCCCGGGCCAGCGCCGTCCCGGCGCCGGTAGCTGGACGGAACGGGTGA
- a CDS encoding ABC transporter substrate-binding protein, with amino-acid sequence MTRPLRTRRARTGIAGATAIVAILAMTACGGSVTGNDGDSAGRTTITVWAGSTGSTEPLKRQLIDQFNSSQHKYKVELEVQPASTEAHAKLINAVKNKQGPNLVLDDGAPQELGQVIATGSVVPLDRYLDSAAATLKKSDFTKGMADTGTFDGKVYSLPTQGGDYALIYNKKMFKAAGITKPPATWAELERDAAKLTHGTRQYGMYLPIGTGGTAPFYWQSMLWSAGGEFMNADNTKVEFNSPAGVRALTAWTEMVKNGTAYPTSLQTPSDNGNTAAMTSKRVAMAINGAYNLGVLDEALGKDNVGVAPLPPLDKPAMNLGTNNSYIMKGTAAQEAGAWAFLEYWLTPKTQAKWGSANGFLPTNTRTADDPTWKKYLDRNPRMKVFADELSYAKSRPSIEAYAGISDALSVELEKALLQKESPAEALQRAEAGATAALR; translated from the coding sequence ATGACCCGACCCCTCCGTACCCGGCGCGCCCGCACCGGGATCGCCGGTGCCACCGCGATCGTCGCCATCCTCGCGATGACCGCCTGCGGCGGCTCGGTGACCGGCAACGACGGCGACTCCGCCGGCCGGACCACCATCACCGTGTGGGCCGGCAGTACCGGCAGCACCGAGCCGCTCAAGCGGCAGCTGATCGACCAGTTCAACTCCTCGCAGCACAAGTACAAGGTCGAGCTGGAGGTGCAGCCGGCCAGTACCGAGGCGCACGCGAAGCTGATCAACGCGGTCAAGAACAAGCAGGGCCCCAACCTGGTACTCGACGACGGCGCACCGCAGGAGCTCGGCCAGGTCATCGCCACCGGCTCGGTCGTGCCGCTCGACCGCTACCTGGACAGCGCAGCCGCCACGCTCAAGAAGAGCGACTTCACGAAGGGCATGGCAGACACCGGTACCTTCGACGGGAAGGTCTACTCGCTGCCGACGCAGGGCGGCGACTACGCCCTGATCTACAACAAGAAGATGTTCAAGGCTGCCGGGATCACCAAGCCGCCGGCCACCTGGGCCGAGCTGGAGCGCGACGCCGCCAAACTGACCCACGGCACCAGGCAGTACGGGATGTACCTGCCCATCGGCACCGGCGGGACCGCGCCGTTCTACTGGCAGTCCATGCTGTGGAGCGCCGGCGGCGAGTTCATGAACGCCGACAACACCAAGGTCGAGTTCAACAGCCCGGCCGGGGTACGGGCGCTGACCGCGTGGACCGAGATGGTCAAGAACGGCACCGCGTACCCGACGAGCCTGCAGACACCGAGCGACAACGGGAACACCGCCGCGATGACCTCGAAGCGGGTCGCGATGGCCATCAACGGCGCCTACAACCTCGGCGTACTCGACGAAGCGCTCGGCAAGGACAACGTCGGGGTCGCGCCGCTGCCGCCGCTGGACAAGCCGGCCATGAACCTGGGCACGAACAACTCGTACATCATGAAGGGCACGGCGGCGCAGGAGGCTGGCGCCTGGGCGTTCCTGGAGTACTGGCTGACGCCGAAGACGCAGGCGAAGTGGGGGAGCGCGAACGGCTTCCTGCCCACCAACACCAGGACAGCCGACGACCCGACCTGGAAGAAGTACCTCGACCGGAACCCGCGCATGAAGGTGTTCGCCGACGAGCTGAGCTACGCCAAGAGCCGGCCGTCGATCGAGGCGTACGCCGGGATCTCCGACGCGCTGTCCGTCGAACTGGAGAAGGCGTTGCTGCAGAAGGAGTCACCGGCCGAAGCGCTGCAGAGGGCCGAGGCGGGCGCCACCGCCGCGCTCAGGTAG
- a CDS encoding carbohydrate ABC transporter permease has product MSRPLRLRRLAPHAARHAILLVGVVIFFGPFLWMLLTSFKSSSEALSFPPTFLPHAWRFDSYRRIFTVAPFGLYYLNSTIVTVLATFGQIVTSLAAGYAFARMRFRGRTVIFVVLLAALMVPFEVVFTPLVTLLSQLGWLNSYQGLIIPNVPSILGAFLFRQFFLSFPTEIEDASRIDGAGVWRRLWSVMAPMARPMIGSFAILSFVYNWNNFFFQFLVTTKSRYYTVQVGLAQLQGENNTTDFGLLMAGSTLAIIPVMIVFLVFQRQLVSAMSGGLR; this is encoded by the coding sequence ATGAGTCGACCGCTGCGGCTCCGCCGCCTCGCGCCGCACGCGGCGCGGCACGCCATCCTGCTCGTCGGCGTCGTGATCTTCTTCGGGCCGTTCCTCTGGATGCTGCTGACCAGCTTCAAGTCGTCCAGCGAGGCGCTGTCCTTCCCGCCGACGTTCCTGCCGCACGCGTGGCGGTTCGACAGCTACCGGCGCATCTTCACGGTGGCGCCGTTCGGCCTCTACTACCTCAACAGCACGATCGTCACCGTGCTCGCGACGTTCGGTCAGATCGTGACCAGCCTGGCCGCCGGCTACGCGTTCGCCAGGATGCGGTTCCGCGGCCGTACGGTGATCTTCGTCGTGCTGCTCGCCGCCCTGATGGTGCCGTTCGAGGTGGTCTTCACGCCGCTGGTCACCCTGCTGTCCCAACTCGGCTGGTTGAACAGCTACCAGGGTCTGATCATCCCCAACGTTCCGTCGATCCTCGGCGCTTTCCTGTTCCGGCAGTTCTTCCTGTCGTTCCCGACCGAGATCGAGGACGCCAGCCGGATCGACGGTGCCGGTGTCTGGCGCCGGCTGTGGTCGGTGATGGCACCGATGGCCCGGCCGATGATCGGATCGTTCGCCATCCTGTCGTTCGTCTACAACTGGAACAACTTCTTCTTCCAGTTCCTCGTCACCACCAAGTCGAGGTACTACACCGTGCAGGTCGGTCTCGCTCAGTTGCAGGGCGAGAACAACACCACCGACTTCGGCCTGCTGATGGCCGGCTCCACCCTCGCGATCATCCCGGTCATGATCGTCTTCCTCGTCTTCCAACGGCAGCTCGTCTCCGCCATGTCCGGCGGACTCCGGTGA
- a CDS encoding carbohydrate ABC transporter permease → MSEEAVLPASRRMGRRAAAPMTVSQRREGSAGYLLIAPTTVLLVLFYLYPLAQTVYYSFTNWNPATGRSDALVGLSNYTHLVRDPEFLRASANTAIYVAVVVPCTLAVGLFFAALLATPFRGRAVYRALIFVPHIAPTVGTALVFSYLLSPLGGVVNYALSAVGVAPIGFLTTQPWALVSVIVFSIWQGVGYSMIIYSAALANIPPSYHEAARLDGAGPVRRFFSISFPLVAPTTGFLAITGVISSLQVFTQVYVLTGGGPLHSTQTLLYYVYEQGFVYFRGGSASAAAVLLLLCGIVVSVLQLRVLARRNTAELG, encoded by the coding sequence ATGTCCGAGGAAGCAGTTCTCCCCGCCAGCCGGCGGATGGGACGGCGGGCCGCCGCACCGATGACGGTCTCGCAGCGGCGCGAAGGTAGCGCGGGCTACCTGCTCATCGCACCGACCACGGTCCTGCTCGTGCTGTTTTACCTGTACCCGCTCGCGCAGACCGTGTACTACAGCTTCACCAACTGGAACCCGGCCACCGGCCGCTCCGACGCGCTCGTCGGGCTGTCGAACTACACGCATCTCGTGCGCGACCCGGAGTTCCTGCGAGCCTCGGCCAACACCGCGATCTACGTCGCCGTGGTGGTGCCGTGCACCCTGGCCGTGGGGCTGTTCTTCGCCGCGCTGCTGGCCACCCCGTTCCGCGGCCGGGCGGTCTACCGGGCGCTGATCTTCGTCCCGCACATCGCACCCACGGTCGGCACCGCGCTGGTCTTCAGCTACCTGCTGTCACCGCTCGGCGGAGTCGTCAACTACGCGTTGAGCGCCGTCGGAGTGGCCCCGATCGGCTTTCTCACCACCCAGCCGTGGGCGCTGGTCTCGGTCATCGTCTTCTCCATCTGGCAGGGCGTCGGGTACTCGATGATCATCTACTCCGCGGCGCTGGCGAACATCCCGCCGAGCTACCACGAGGCGGCACGTCTCGACGGCGCCGGCCCGGTCCGGCGGTTCTTCTCGATCTCGTTCCCGCTCGTGGCCCCGACCACCGGCTTCCTCGCGATCACCGGGGTCATCTCCTCCCTGCAGGTGTTCACCCAGGTGTACGTGCTGACCGGCGGCGGCCCGCTGCACTCCACACAGACCCTGCTGTACTACGTGTACGAGCAGGGCTTCGTGTACTTCCGCGGCGGTTCGGCCAGCGCCGCCGCGGTCCTCCTGCTGCTGTGCGGGATCGTGGTCTCGGTCCTGCAACTGCGTGTCCTCGCCCGGCGCAACACCGCCGAGCTGGGCTGA
- a CDS encoding DUF6528 family protein, with protein MTQDGSTPGAETPTVLERIAAARPTFSAGLVRVADAISRNPELTANIGIVELAQTAGTSVGTVTRFCRVIGLDGYTSLRLALATELGQAAADLDADPTGEIEPSASARDTVKLIAASSVNAIRRTATLLDTEALSRLAVAVDEARQVQIFAFGGSAQIARYLADQLVGIGVVTLTSPDVTTATAHAVTLGAGDVAIAISHSGTAQHALDLLSVARERGAFTAGITSSAQAPLVAEADLTLVTTARSATARYRGTAGRHAQLFVTDALYVRVSQRRASQATRLLDLAGAATAPYQTRTAEHRAPRPGGARRAVTATPVVVTEQASGRILVLDPEADWAADSAVRWSWRPDADAAAGSWRWPTDARLRRDASGQRYLLVADSYGLLAKVRYPQGGAPLWSVHAGAAANPHGVELLPAGNVAAAASTGGWVRVYTTRPGSDDHVEDLLPGAHEVLWHPGAGGLWALGDDLLVRYEVSGSADAPALRRRDGYELPTEGGHDLQPVADDPRRMWVTTIHGVYQFDALAGEFVPGAPRGPVLDRTDVKSIGTDRRSGAVLQTTPKPDDECDWCTDQVDLFVGGERRVSKTLPGARIYRARWFATDSN; from the coding sequence ATGACGCAGGATGGCTCGACGCCGGGAGCCGAGACACCGACCGTGCTGGAGCGGATCGCGGCGGCACGACCGACGTTCTCGGCCGGCCTCGTCCGGGTCGCCGACGCGATCTCGCGCAATCCTGAACTGACCGCGAACATCGGGATCGTCGAACTCGCGCAGACGGCGGGTACCTCGGTCGGTACCGTGACCCGGTTCTGCCGCGTGATCGGCCTCGACGGGTACACCTCGCTGCGGCTGGCGCTCGCCACCGAGCTGGGGCAAGCGGCGGCCGATCTGGACGCCGACCCGACCGGTGAGATCGAACCGTCCGCGAGCGCCCGGGACACCGTCAAGCTGATCGCCGCGTCCAGCGTCAACGCGATCCGACGCACCGCCACGCTGCTGGACACCGAGGCGTTGAGCAGGCTCGCCGTCGCCGTCGACGAGGCCCGCCAGGTGCAGATCTTCGCCTTCGGCGGCAGTGCGCAGATCGCCCGGTACCTGGCCGACCAGCTGGTCGGCATCGGCGTGGTGACTCTCACCTCGCCCGACGTGACGACCGCGACCGCCCACGCGGTGACGCTCGGCGCTGGCGACGTGGCCATCGCGATCAGCCACTCGGGAACCGCGCAGCATGCTCTCGACCTGCTGTCGGTGGCTCGCGAGCGTGGCGCGTTCACCGCCGGGATCACCAGCAGTGCGCAGGCGCCGTTGGTCGCCGAGGCCGACCTGACCCTGGTGACCACGGCACGGAGCGCGACCGCGCGATACCGCGGCACGGCGGGGCGGCACGCTCAGCTGTTCGTCACCGACGCTCTCTACGTGCGGGTGTCGCAGCGCCGCGCGAGTCAGGCGACCCGGCTGCTGGACCTCGCCGGTGCGGCTACCGCGCCGTACCAGACCAGGACGGCCGAGCACCGCGCGCCGCGACCCGGTGGGGCGCGTCGCGCCGTGACGGCGACCCCGGTGGTGGTCACCGAGCAGGCGAGCGGACGGATCCTGGTGCTGGACCCGGAGGCGGACTGGGCGGCGGACTCGGCCGTCCGGTGGTCGTGGCGGCCGGACGCGGATGCCGCCGCCGGCTCGTGGCGGTGGCCGACCGACGCCCGGCTGCGCCGCGACGCGTCGGGCCAGCGGTACCTGCTCGTCGCGGACTCGTACGGGCTGCTGGCCAAGGTGCGCTACCCGCAGGGTGGCGCCCCGCTCTGGTCGGTGCACGCTGGCGCGGCGGCGAACCCGCACGGGGTGGAGCTGCTGCCGGCCGGCAACGTGGCGGCTGCCGCGAGCACCGGCGGCTGGGTCCGGGTGTACACCACCCGGCCCGGCTCGGACGACCACGTCGAGGACCTGCTGCCCGGTGCACACGAGGTGTTGTGGCATCCCGGCGCCGGTGGGTTGTGGGCGCTGGGCGATGACCTGCTCGTGCGGTACGAGGTAAGCGGTTCGGCCGACGCTCCGGCGCTGCGCCGCCGGGACGGGTACGAGCTGCCGACCGAGGGTGGGCACGACCTGCAGCCGGTCGCCGACGATCCGCGGCGCATGTGGGTGACCACCATCCACGGGGTGTACCAGTTCGACGCCCTCGCGGGTGAGTTCGTCCCCGGGGCGCCCCGGGGACCGGTGCTGGACCGAACCGACGTCAAGAGCATCGGCACCGACCGGAGGTCGGGTGCCGTGCTGCAGACCACGCCGAAGCCCGACGACGAGTGCGACTGGTGTACCGACCAGGTCGACCTGTTCGTCGGCGGTGAGCGTCGGGTGTCGAAGACGCTGCCCGGCGCGCGGATCTACCGCGCTCGCTGGTTCGCCACCGACAGCAACTGA
- a CDS encoding HAD family hydrolase, which translates to MDVGGVLLLPNAALLTPVVARHGGVDTPEGFIRAHFAAHNAAFPSRGQPRGDYYDLLPRYAGVPEGRWLACAADYLEISRSRNMWHAPDPASKQALAEITGAGVPVAVVSQADGRIAQMLRDARMCQEGDGPGVPVDAVLDSAIVGFDKPDPRLFRAALDRVRVDAAHAVHVGDTVPADVRGAQAAGIRAVHYDPYDDCDAPGDHEHLRRLHEARALVAP; encoded by the coding sequence GTGGACGTCGGCGGGGTGCTGCTGCTCCCGAACGCCGCGCTGTTGACGCCGGTCGTCGCCCGCCACGGCGGCGTCGACACCCCCGAGGGGTTCATCCGAGCGCACTTCGCGGCGCACAACGCGGCGTTCCCCAGCCGTGGCCAGCCGCGCGGCGACTACTACGACCTGCTCCCCCGGTACGCCGGGGTGCCGGAGGGCCGGTGGCTCGCGTGCGCCGCCGACTACCTGGAGATCTCCCGCAGCCGCAACATGTGGCACGCCCCGGATCCGGCGTCGAAGCAGGCCCTCGCCGAGATCACCGGCGCCGGCGTGCCCGTCGCCGTCGTGTCGCAGGCCGACGGCCGGATCGCGCAGATGCTCCGCGACGCGCGGATGTGCCAGGAGGGCGACGGCCCCGGGGTGCCCGTCGACGCCGTGCTCGACAGCGCCATCGTCGGCTTCGACAAGCCGGACCCGAGGCTGTTTCGTGCCGCGCTGGATCGGGTCCGCGTGGACGCCGCCCACGCCGTACACGTCGGGGACACGGTGCCGGCCGACGTGCGGGGCGCGCAGGCGGCCGGCATCAGGGCGGTCCACTACGATCCGTACGACGACTGCGACGCCCCGGGCGACCACGAGCACCTGCGCCGGCTGCACGAGGCGCGCGCACTCGTCGCGCCGTAG
- the cofC gene encoding 2-phospho-L-lactate guanylyltransferase gives MSPTRRGVDLVVPIKRLGAAKTRLRGVVADDDHARLVLALLLDTVTAAARADGVGRILVVCEDKRVPDALSGTGVECVDERGLPGLNAALAFGADRLRTPNGTVGALQADLPALRPAELAAAIAEAAGRRAFCADRPGTGTTLLLAAPGQPLEPRFGVGSAAAHAATGAVPVGAGLPSLRCDVDTSEDLAVAAGLGLGPATRRFGA, from the coding sequence ATGAGCCCTACCAGGCGTGGCGTGGATCTGGTCGTCCCGATCAAGCGGCTGGGCGCGGCGAAGACCCGGCTGCGTGGCGTGGTGGCCGATGACGACCACGCCCGGCTGGTACTCGCGCTGCTGCTGGACACGGTGACCGCCGCCGCGCGGGCCGACGGGGTCGGTCGGATCCTGGTCGTCTGTGAGGACAAGCGGGTCCCCGACGCGCTTTCCGGTACCGGGGTGGAGTGCGTCGACGAGCGCGGCCTGCCCGGGCTCAACGCGGCGCTGGCGTTCGGCGCCGACCGGCTGCGCACCCCGAACGGTACGGTCGGCGCGCTGCAGGCGGACCTGCCGGCACTGCGCCCCGCCGAGCTGGCCGCCGCGATCGCCGAGGCGGCCGGGCGCCGGGCGTTCTGCGCCGACCGGCCGGGCACCGGTACCACGCTGCTGCTGGCCGCGCCCGGGCAGCCGCTGGAACCCCGGTTCGGGGTCGGTTCGGCCGCGGCGCACGCGGCCACCGGCGCGGTACCCGTCGGCGCCGGCCTGCCGTCACTGCGCTGCGACGTGGACACCAGCGAGGATCTCGCCGTGGCGGCCGGGCTCGGACTAGGCCCGGCCACCCGCCGGTTCGGGGCCTGA
- a CDS encoding glycoside hydrolase family 3 N-terminal domain-containing protein codes for MAIGGGSGDTAPDQGALPGSDRRGSSGIGSRAVSRRGALAGGAALVAGAGLLGATRASAADQAGASRSGPHHLSPRQQAGQRVIWSYPGLTPPQALFDAIRAGLVGGVIFFGENIDRNDRSQIQGVTSALAQAQADSGIRYPMLIMTDQEGGIVQRLPGAPGISEKQIGASADPVATATSAGTGAAQNLLDAGINCNLAPVLDVYREAGNFDDRFGRSYSMDPAVCGACGAASVVAQQRLGVVTTAKHFPGLGAATRDENTDLGPVTLDVSRSDLRGIDELPFRYAIGARVDMVMTSWATYPALDPQLPAGLSARIVQGELRHRLKFRGVTITDAIEAGALDEFGGTGERAVRAAAAGMDIVLCSARDVSQGQDAVDALHAAIADRRLDRGHADQALRRVIGLRRRLH; via the coding sequence ATGGCGATCGGTGGCGGCTCGGGCGACACGGCGCCCGACCAGGGCGCGCTGCCCGGTAGCGACCGGCGGGGGAGCAGCGGCATCGGCAGCCGGGCGGTGAGCCGGCGCGGCGCGCTGGCCGGCGGCGCCGCCCTGGTCGCCGGCGCCGGGTTGCTCGGCGCGACCCGCGCATCCGCCGCCGACCAGGCCGGCGCCTCGCGCTCCGGCCCGCACCACCTGTCACCCCGGCAGCAGGCCGGCCAGCGGGTCATCTGGTCGTACCCGGGGCTGACCCCGCCGCAGGCGCTGTTCGACGCGATCCGGGCCGGGCTGGTCGGCGGCGTCATCTTCTTCGGCGAGAACATCGACCGCAACGACCGCAGCCAGATCCAGGGCGTGACCAGCGCGCTGGCCCAGGCGCAGGCGGACAGCGGCATCCGGTACCCGATGCTGATCATGACCGACCAGGAGGGCGGCATCGTGCAGCGGCTGCCCGGTGCGCCGGGGATCTCGGAGAAGCAGATCGGCGCCTCGGCGGATCCGGTGGCCACCGCGACGTCCGCGGGCACCGGCGCGGCGCAGAACCTGCTCGACGCCGGGATCAACTGCAACCTCGCCCCGGTGCTGGACGTCTACCGCGAGGCCGGGAACTTCGACGACCGGTTCGGCCGCTCGTACAGCATGGATCCGGCCGTCTGCGGTGCCTGCGGTGCCGCGTCGGTCGTCGCCCAGCAGCGGCTCGGCGTCGTCACCACCGCCAAGCACTTCCCCGGCCTCGGCGCCGCGACCCGGGACGAGAACACCGACCTCGGCCCGGTCACGCTCGACGTGTCCCGGTCGGACCTGCGCGGCATCGACGAGCTGCCCTTCCGGTACGCCATCGGTGCCCGGGTGGACATGGTCATGACCTCCTGGGCCACCTACCCGGCGCTGGATCCGCAGCTGCCTGCCGGCCTGTCCGCGCGGATCGTGCAGGGCGAGCTCCGGCACCGGCTGAAGTTCCGCGGCGTGACCATCACCGACGCGATCGAGGCGGGCGCGCTGGACGAGTTCGGCGGTACCGGGGAGCGCGCGGTGCGCGCCGCCGCGGCCGGCATGGACATCGTGCTCTGTTCCGCCCGGGACGTCAGCCAGGGCCAGGACGCGGTGGACGCGCTGCATGCCGCGATCGCCGACCGGCGGCTCGACCGCGGGCACGCCGACCAGGCGCTGCGGCGCGTCATCGGGCTACGCCGGCGCCTGCACTGA
- a CDS encoding CBS domain-containing protein — MAADVATTQRVAQAMLTAPTTHGSTTSVAQLRRYFTDDHVHLALIVGADGRLVTAIERADLTAVPDATPARALGTLAGRTVGPDDTVQRAAAVLARQRRRRLAVVDGAGRLLGLLCLKRDRSGFCSDDDVRARAGAGRTPPGRG; from the coding sequence ATGGCCGCCGACGTGGCTACCACGCAGCGGGTGGCGCAGGCGATGCTCACCGCGCCCACCACACACGGCAGCACCACCAGCGTGGCGCAGCTTCGCCGGTACTTCACCGACGACCACGTGCACCTCGCCCTGATCGTCGGGGCGGATGGACGACTGGTCACCGCGATCGAACGCGCCGATCTGACCGCGGTGCCCGATGCCACGCCGGCCCGCGCGCTCGGTACGCTCGCCGGCCGCACCGTCGGCCCCGACGACACGGTGCAGCGGGCGGCCGCCGTTCTCGCGCGGCAACGGCGCCGCCGGCTCGCGGTCGTGGACGGCGCGGGCCGGCTGCTCGGGTTGCTGTGCCTCAAGCGCGATCGCAGCGGCTTCTGCTCGGACGACGACGTCCGAGCCCGCGCCGGGGCCGGCCGCACGCCGCCCGGTCGCGGCTGA
- a CDS encoding GreA/GreB family elongation factor, with the protein MSDQSEPIGDRERQAVQRELADLHTQRAELAATLQDPEGDGDAVDHADRERRAMNLGPIEERIALLTDRLRTADTGGPSVEVIGVGSTATVRFADGSVATVEVALIDDQSDPGLVTADSPLGRALAGHRAGDTVRYDAPAGAQTAVVLSVGGDSAAG; encoded by the coding sequence ATGAGTGACCAGTCCGAACCGATCGGCGACCGCGAACGCCAGGCCGTCCAGCGCGAGCTGGCCGACCTGCACACCCAGCGGGCGGAGCTGGCCGCCACCCTGCAGGATCCGGAGGGCGACGGCGATGCCGTCGACCACGCCGACCGGGAACGCCGGGCGATGAACCTCGGACCGATCGAGGAACGCATCGCGCTGCTCACCGACCGGCTGCGTACCGCGGACACCGGCGGGCCGTCGGTGGAGGTGATCGGGGTGGGGAGCACCGCCACCGTGCGGTTCGCCGACGGCTCGGTCGCCACGGTGGAGGTCGCCCTGATCGACGACCAGTCCGATCCCGGCCTCGTCACCGCGGACAGCCCGCTGGGCCGTGCCCTCGCCGGCCACCGCGCCGGTGACACGGTCCGCTACGACGCGCCGGCCGGGGCGCAGACCGCGGTGGTGCTGTCGGTGGGCGGCGACTCGGCGGCCGGTTGA